From one Solea solea chromosome 15, fSolSol10.1, whole genome shotgun sequence genomic stretch:
- the LOC131474254 gene encoding uncharacterized protein LOC131474254, protein MTASATDVVGSPETGKLSGHFPPPRTSSASISSRSTCDGIHFPKPATNFSGGRVSFTSMSTKRVSNSKLHAHELNSTGDSPNELRQASTPPDGLLVRDPGKRKLVQHRWSNTEVGLKRDELGGPLMNLSSQPLYRTCIHCKVPLRSASCVVFIDKSLSISLVDPEGERAGENALYRSTLSVRLGVADTKAAKTNGRHRTTMSSSNKRQGRALGRCRGPLSKLPGRKVEQTARTNGSNKTCNLDARQHSSSLELLSFRGPKLSNTKAGRQKGNADEAASSSRSNFRHRQHIFNIGPVDSRTWSKKTDSAGEPECPTEAQKVSVSDETCCSHSQLKTLSPHSTDETLSLREALELFRPDFISRSQGRVRRLEQRARTRRVLQGSNPDLLQGLREDPGKPRRNCTTPHPLSDNLFKPRERSISGREMQLRSRRIYNKLPEVTKKKEEEKKKTESQTNRLRAEVFKKKLLDQILQR, encoded by the exons ATGACTGCAAGTGCCACAGATGTGGTCGGGAGTCCAGAGACTGGAAAGCTTTCCGGTCACTTTCCACCTCCAAGGACCTCGTCTGCCTCCATCAGCTCCCGGTCGACCTGTGACGGGATCCACTTCCCCAAACCTGCGACAAACTTTTCCGGGGGAAGAGTCTCATTCACATCCATGAGCACGAAGAGAGTGTCAAACTCCAAACTGCATGCGCATGAACTGAATTCCACCGGCGATTCACCAAATGAGCTCCGACAGGCCTCCACGCCACCTGATGGATTGCTAGTGAGAGATCCAGGAAAGAGGAAACTCGTGCAACACCGTTGGAGCAACACAGAGGTCGGTTTAAAGCGAGATGAATTAGGTGGCCCACTAATGAACCTGTCCTCACAGCCTTTGTACCGCACTTGTATTCATTGCAAAGTGCCTCTGAGGTCCGcgagctgtgttgtgtttatagaCAAGTCACTTTCCATTTCACTTGTGGACCCAGAGGGAGAAAGAGCAGGTGAGAACGCTTTGTACAGATCCACCTTGTCTGTCCGCCTCGGTGTCGCGGACACCAAAGCCGCCAAAACAAATGGGAGACACAGAACCACCATGTCGAGCAGCAACAAACGCCAAGGGAGAGCTTTGGGTCGCTGCCGTGGCCCTCTATCAAAGCTGCCGGGCCGCAAGGTCGAGCAAACAGCCCGTACTAATGGCAGCAACAAAACTTGCAATTTAGACGCACGGCAGCACAGCTCTTCTTTGGAATTATTGTCATTCAGAGGACCAAAGCTGTCAAATACAAAGGCTGGCAGGCAGAAGGGGAATGCAGATGAGGCTGCCTCCTCTTCCCGGAGCAATTTCAGGCACAGGcagcacattttcaatattggCCCAG tAGACTCCAGAACGTGGAGCAAGAAGACGGACAGCGCAGGAGAGCCTGAGTGTCCAACAGAAGCCCAGAAAGTCTCCGTCTCAGATGAGACCTGTTGTTCCCACTCACAGCTGAAGACGTTGTCTCCACACAGCACAGACGAGACCCTCAGCCTCAGA gaggctttggagctcTTCAGGCCAGACTTCATCAGTCGGTCGCAGGGTCGGGTGAGGAGGCTGGAGCAGAGGGCCAGGACAAGGAGAGTGCTGCAGGGCTCCAATCCAGACCTGCTGCAGGGCCTGAGGGAGGATCCCGGCAAGCCGAGGAGGAACTGCACCACACCTCATCCACTTAGTG ATAACCTTTTCAAGCCCAGAGAGAGGTCCATATCAGGCCGAGAGATGCAGCTGAGGTCCAGACG GATTTACAACAAGCTGCCAGAGGTGACgaagaaaaaggaagaggagaaaaagaagactGAATCACAGACCAACAGATTGAGAGCAGAGGTCTTTAAAAAG AAGCTGCTGGACCAGATCCTGCAGAGATAA